A genomic stretch from Desulfohalobium retbaense DSM 5692 includes:
- a CDS encoding NAD(P)/FAD-dependent oxidoreductase, producing MKGKREPGDRRANPRVIVIGGGPAGLLAAGYAARQGAEVVLLEKMHKPGLKLGITGKGRCNVTNAAPLREFLAHFGTQGRFLRQALNRFSPQDLQELFASIGIATVVERGGRVFPEHLRAPAVASRLTEWVKKGGVRVQTHTEVLGVTATRDRVTGVRIRGEQGESVWPCHALIVATGGASYPQTGSTGEGASWMTALGHTVVPCRPALVPLETAGDTAARLQGLSLRNVEVSLWLRGKKTAQAFGEMVFTHFGVSGPVVLELSQQAVDLLRNGECPELCIDLKPALDETKLDARLLRDIQHKGKKQIANWLRDLLPTSLIPICLEATGLDGSLQAGQMTARQRRNLKMWLKYFPLPLTGYRGFEEAIVTAGGVALQEVDPRTMQSKLVPGLYLAGEILDLAADTGGYNLQAAFSTGVVAGEAAGIAVSRSTG from the coding sequence ATGAAGGGAAAACGTGAACCCGGTGACCGGAGAGCGAATCCCCGGGTTATAGTGATCGGGGGCGGCCCAGCCGGCTTACTTGCCGCCGGATATGCCGCGCGGCAGGGAGCAGAGGTTGTCCTCCTGGAAAAGATGCACAAGCCGGGACTCAAATTGGGAATAACCGGCAAAGGCCGATGCAATGTGACCAATGCCGCCCCGTTGCGTGAATTTCTGGCGCATTTCGGCACCCAGGGGCGGTTTTTGCGCCAAGCCCTGAACCGGTTTTCGCCTCAGGATTTGCAAGAGCTGTTTGCCTCTATCGGCATCGCCACGGTGGTCGAGCGTGGCGGCCGGGTCTTCCCCGAACACCTGCGGGCACCTGCTGTAGCTTCGCGGCTTACGGAGTGGGTTAAGAAAGGGGGGGTGAGGGTGCAGACACACACTGAGGTGCTCGGTGTAACGGCGACTCGTGACCGGGTGACGGGTGTCCGGATTCGCGGGGAGCAGGGGGAATCCGTGTGGCCGTGTCATGCCCTTATCGTGGCCACCGGAGGAGCCTCCTATCCGCAGACCGGATCGACGGGGGAGGGGGCCTCCTGGATGACCGCCTTGGGCCACACGGTGGTGCCGTGTCGTCCCGCCTTGGTGCCGTTGGAGACCGCGGGGGACACGGCCGCCCGATTGCAGGGATTGAGCCTGCGCAATGTCGAGGTCAGTCTGTGGTTAAGGGGCAAGAAAACGGCCCAGGCTTTCGGGGAGATGGTCTTCACCCATTTCGGGGTCTCGGGTCCGGTGGTGCTGGAACTGAGCCAGCAGGCCGTGGATCTGTTGCGAAACGGAGAGTGCCCGGAACTTTGCATTGACCTCAAACCGGCACTCGACGAGACAAAATTGGACGCCCGTTTGCTCCGCGATATCCAGCACAAAGGAAAAAAGCAGATTGCCAATTGGTTGCGCGATCTGTTGCCGACCAGCCTGATCCCCATCTGTCTTGAAGCCACTGGCCTGGATGGCAGTCTCCAGGCCGGGCAGATGACCGCTCGTCAGCGGCGGAATCTGAAAATGTGGCTCAAGTATTTTCCTTTGCCCCTGACCGGGTATCGCGGCTTTGAGGAAGCGATTGTCACCGCCGGTGGGGTGGCTCTTCAAGAAGTTGATCCGCGCACGATGCAGTCCAAGCTGGTTCCTGGATTGTACCTGGCCGGAGAAATCCTTGATCTGGCCGCTGACACCGGCGGGTACAATCTTCAGGCAGCTTTTTCCACCGGCGTGGTCGCCGGCGAAGCAGCCGGGATCGCTGTGAGCAGGTCAACCGGATAG